One part of the Paramormyrops kingsleyae isolate MSU_618 chromosome 2, PKINGS_0.4, whole genome shotgun sequence genome encodes these proteins:
- the LOC111858728 gene encoding tubulin beta-4B chain-like, which produces MREIVHLQAGQCGNQIGAKFWEVISDEHGIDPTGTYNGDSDLQLERINVYYNEASGGKYVPRAVLVDLEPGTMDSVRSGPFGQVFRPDNFVFGQSGAGNNWAKGHYTEGAELVDSVLDVVRKEAESCDCLQGFQLTHSLGGGTGSGMGTLLISKIREEYPDRIMNTFSVVPSPKVSDTVVEPYNATLSVHQLVENTDETYCIDNEALYDICFRTLKLTTPSYGDLNHLVSATMSGVTTCLRFPGQLNADLRKLAVNMVPFPRLHFFMPGFAPLTSRGSQQYRSLTVPELTQQMFDAKNMMAACDPRHGRYLTVAAIFRGRMSMKEVDEQMLNVQNKNSSYFVEWIPNNVKTAVCDIPPRGLKMAATFIGNSTAIQELFKRISEQFTAMFRRKAFLHWYTGEGMDEMEFTEAESNMNDLVSEYQQYQDATAEEEGEFEDEAEEEAA; this is translated from the exons ATGAGGGAAATCGTGCATCTTCAAGCCGGACAATGCGGTAATCAGATTGGTGCAAAG TTTTGGGAAGTGATCAGCGATGAGCATGGCATTGACCCAACTGGCACTTACAATGGTGACAGTGACCTCCAGCTGGAGAGGATCAATGTATATTACAATGAAGCCTCAG gtGGCAAGTACGTCCCCCGTGCTGTCCTGGTGGATCTTGAGCCGGGTACAATGGACTCTGTCAGGTCTGGCCCCTTCGGACAGGTTTTCAGACCAGACAATTTTGTTTTCG GTCAGAGCGGTGCTGGGAACAACTGGGCCAAGGGCCATTACACAGAGGGGGCTGAGCTGGTCGACTCTGTTCTGGATGTGGTGAGGAAGGAGGCAGAGAGCTGCGACTGCCTGCAGGGCTTCCAGCTCACCCACTCCCTGGGTGGGGGCACCGGCTCGGGCATGGGCACCCTGCTTATCAGCAAGATCCGTGAGGAGTACCCCGACCGCATCATGAACACCTTTAGCGTGGTTCCCTCCCCCAAGGTGTCTGACACCGTGGTGGAGCCTTATAACGCCACACTGTCCGTTCACCAGCTGGTAGAGAACACAGACGAAACTTACTGCATTGACAACGAGGCTCTCTATGACATCTGCTTCCGCACGCTGAAGCTGACCACACCCTCCTACGGTGACCTTAATCACCTGGTGTCAGCTACCATGAGTGGCGTCACCACCTGCCTGCGCTTCCCCGGCCAGCTCAACGCTGACCTGCGCAAGCTCGCTGTCAACATGGTGCCCTTCCCCCGCCTTCACTTCTTCATGCCTGGTTTCGCTCCcctcaccagcagggggagccagcAGTACCGTTCCCTCACAGTACCTGAGCTCACGCAGCAGATGTTCGATGCCAAGAACATGATGGCGGCTTGTGATCCCCGTCACGGGCGATACCTGACGGTGGCGGCCATTTTCCGTGGACGCATGTCCATGAAGGAGGTTGATGAGCAGATGCTGAATGTGCAGAACAAGAATAGCAGCTACTTCGTCGAGTGGATCCCAAACAACGTGAAGACAGCTGTCTGCGACATCCCACCCCGTGGGCTCAAGATGGCCGCTACCTTCATCGGCAACAGCACGGCCATCCAGGAGCTCTTCAAGCGTATCTCTGAGCAGTTCACTGCCATGTTTAGGCGCAAGGCCTTCTTGCACTGGTACACCGGCGAGGGCATGGATGAGATggagttcacagaggcggagagCAACATGAACGACCTGGTGTCCGAGTACCAGCAGTACCAGGATGCGACCGCAGAGGAGGAAGGAGAGTTTGAGGAtgaggcggaggaggaggctgCGTAA
- the bcl2l16 gene encoding BCL2 like 16, translating to MGRSGEAGGGRGLHSPDPLVREAFVMSYDYISYVTARPGTSVPPAPSAAAAALRHAGDELLLKFPIFFRRWPRVFQDVTETSACPMLIAILDEHFAPAPGGRRRELAWSAILSVYVLAGQMALHCQEKGMLGTLPELQECVGMYVERLICPEIRDKGGWSGFVSRFGKKQDLESHVKKVCSWTLLILTMSIISYFLWKRRVQ from the exons ATGGGGAGGTCCGGAGAAGCAggtggtgggcggggcctgcATAGCCCAGACCCTCTGGTCCGGGAGGCTTTTGTGATGTCATATGACTACATCAGCTACGTGACAGCGAGGCCCGGCACTTCTGTGCCCCCTGCTCCCTCAGCCGCAGCTGCTGCCCTGCGACACGCTGGAGATGAACTGCTCCTCAAATTCCCCATCTTTTTTCGCCGCTGGCCACGAGTCTTCCAGGATGTGACGGAAACCTCTGCCTGCCCCATGCTCATCGCCATCCTGGATGAGCACTTTGCCCCCGCCCCTGGGGGGCGCCGGAGAGAGTTGGCCTGGAGTGCTATCTTGTCAGTGTATGTGCTGGCTGGACAGATGGCATTGCACTGCCAGGAGAAGGGCATGCTGGGAACTCTTCCCGAGCTTCAGGAGTGTGTAGGGATGTATGTGGAGAGATTGATCTGCCCAGAGATCCGGGACAAGGGTGGATGG tctgGATTTGTGTCTCGCTTTGGTAAGAAGCAGGACCTAGAAAGCCACGTGAAGAAAGTGTGCAGCTGGACTCTACTCATACTGACCATGAGCATCATCTCATATTTCTTGTGGAAAAGGAGGGTGCAGTAA